From the Polaribacter gangjinensis genome, the window AGAAGAAACTAATCTTACAGAAAATACCTTAATCATTTTTACAAGCGATCATGGAGAAATGTTAGGCGCTCACGGAATGCGCGAAAAAAATGTTTTCTATGAAGAATCATCACATGTTCCGTTACTTATTTCAATGCCTAGCGAAATCCCTGGAAATACTAAAGTTGATGGGTATGTTTCAAATGTTGACCTGTTTGCGACAATCATAGATTATTTAAAGGTGGGGAATTACAAATCTGATGGACAAAGTTTACGAGATTTAATCGAAAACAAAGAAACAAATCATGGTAAGTATGTCGTAACAGAATGGGATTATAGAGGGCCTACAGCACCCAATTACATGATTGTTAAAGATGGTTGGAAAATGATGATACCCTATACTGAAGATTCAAAAGTATTAGATGCGTTATATAATTTAAAAGATGACCCTTTTGAAATGAATAATTTGTTAGGAAAAAATCCCAATAAAAATCGTTATGCAGACATAGTAGCTGACTTAAAAAATGATTTGTTACTTTGGCTTCAAAAAAATAATTCTAAACACTATCAAGGTGTTTTAAAAAGAAAACTAATATAACTTATAAATGAACTTACAGCCATTAAAATTTACACCACTTTATAAATACAGAATTTGGGGTGGAGAAAAGTTAAAAACAATTTTGCAAAAAGATTATAATGAAAAGAATATTGGTGAGTCCTGGGAAATTTCTGATGTTTCTGGCGATGAAACCCAAGTAAGCTTGGGTTTATTTAAAGGTAAAACACTCAGGGATTTAATTAAACAATTTAAAGGAGATTTTGTTGGAAATACTGTATATGATAAATTTGGTGAGGAGTTTCCTCTTTTAATTAAGTTTATTGATGCAGAAACTCCCTTATCAATTCAAGTTCATCCAAGTGATGAAATTGCAAAACAACGACACAATTCTTTTGGTAAAAACGAAATGTGGTATGTAATGCAAGCTGATGAAGGGGCTGAATTAATTGTAGGTTTTGATCAAAAAATAAACAAAGAAACTTATACAAAACATATACATAACAATACTATACTAGATGTTATGCATCATGAGAAAGTCTCAAAAGGAGATACTTTTTATATTCCAACAGGAAGAGTACATGCTATTGGAGCAGGAGTATTATTAGCAGAAATTCAACAAACGTCTAACATCACTTATCGTATTTATGATTATGATAGAGTAGATTCTAAAACAGGAGAAAAACGAGAGCTACATAATGATTTAGCGATTGATGTAATTGATTATGAAGTATATGACAATTATAAAACTCCATACGAATTACTTAAAAACCAATCTAGTAAGTTAGTTCATTCTCCCTATTTTACTACTAATATCTTAGAAATCAATACGACTGTCAAAAAAGACTATGCGAATATTGATTCTTTTGTAATTTTTATGTGTGTAGAGGGTTCATTAGATTTAATTCATACTGATGAAATTTATACTCTAAAAATTGGAGAAACCCTTTTGTTACCTGCCTCTTTAAAGAATATTTCACTAAAATCTAGCTTTGCTAAAGTTTTAGAGGTTTATTATTGATTAAAATTATAAATTTTTAAAACAAAAATATATCATATTTTTTTGAAGTAAGTTTTTTAAAGTTAGTTTGCTGGCTCAACTCTATAGCGTCTTTCTATTCTAACATCTGTCATTTTACGCATTTCATCTAGAGATAAATCCATTTTATATTCTTTTTTTAGCTCACTTAATCGTGTTTTCAATTTGCTAATTAATTCTTTGTTTTTTGCCTCTGCGTATATGTTATTCAGTTCATTAGGATCATTTTCTAAATCAAATAATTCCCATTCATCCATATCATAATAGTAGTGTATGAGTTTATACCTTTCTGTTCTAATCCCATAATGAGGTTGTACATGATGCCAATAGGGAAACTCATAATAATGATAATAAACAGCATCTCTAAAAGCCTTTTTAGTTTTGTTTTCTAAAACAGGTAAAAAACTATTTCCTTGAATATCTTTAGGAATTGGAATGCCTGCTAATTGTAATAGTGTGGGAGCATAATCAATATTTAATGCCAATTGATTCGCAACTGAGCCTGGTTTAATTTTTTTAGGATATTTTATAATAAATGGCATATGCAAAGATTCTTCATACATAAATCGTTTGTCAAACCAACCGTGTTCCCCTAAATAAAACCCTTGATCAGAAGTGTAAATAATAATAGTATTATCAGCAAGTCCACTTTTTTCTATGGCTGCCAACATAGCTCCAATAGCATCATCAACTCCTTTTACTACTCTTAAATAGTCTTTTATGTAACGTTGGTATTTCCAATTCTTTCTTTCTTGTTCTGTCATTTTTTCGTTTGGCGTCCAAAATTCCCCATCATTATTGCCAAAGCTATTCCAAGCTATTAATTCTTCTTCTGTTAACCCTTGTGGTGGACTTATTTTTACATCTTTTCTATTCATATGACCATCAATTCGCATCCAAGCATCCTTGGCAGCTTTTCTACCCTTATATTCATCATTAAAAGTAGCTGGGTACGGAATAGTTATATCACTTAAATAATTTTCATATCCAGGTCCAGGTTCCCAAGGTCTGTGTGGTGCTTTAAATTGATACATTAGCATAAAAGGTTTGCTTTTATCTTTCCTTTTTTTAAGCCAATTAATAGCATCTTCTTTAATAACATTTGTAGAATATTTCCCTTTTTCCTCAACAATACGATTTCCTGTTACTTCAAATACTGGGTCATAATAAGAGCCTTGTCCTTCTTTATTAAATAGCACTTTATAATAATCAAATCCTGTTGGGGCTGTGCCTAAATGCCATTTACCAAAAACAGCAGTTTCATATCCATTATTTTGTAAGATTTTTGGAAATGTTTGTTGAGTTTCATCAAAATCTCCTCCACCTTCATTTTTATAAAATCCATTTACATGTGGATATTTTCCCGTTAAGATTGCTGCGCGTGAAGGACCACATATTGAATTTGTACAAAGCATGTTGTTAAATAGCATTCCTTCTTTTGCCAGTTTATCGATATTTGGAGTAGGGGCAACTTTTGCTAAGAATCCGTTATAAGCACTTATAGCAGCCAAAGCATGATCATCAGTCATTATAAAAAGGATGTTTGGTTTTTGTTGCTCCTTTTCTTTTTGAATAGTTTTACAACCAAATAATAGTAAAGTTGATAAAAAATAAAGAGGTGCTTTTTTAATTTTTAAGATTTTCATTTGTCGCTGTTTTATTCTGGAAATTGTACATTTAGTCCCCATTCTTTATTTGGCAACTCGACTAATTTCAATGTCAAAGTAGCACCATTCATAATTTGCTCATGTGAAATAAATGGACTGTTGATTTCTTTTCCGTTAATAAATGCTTTTTGAATGTATTTATTTTTTTTACTAGCACCTTTAGCTTCTACTGTGAAAGTTTTTCCATTTTGAAGTTTGATACTTGTTTTTTCAAAAATTGGACTTGTAATGGTGTAGAAAGGTAATCCTGGAGTAACAGGATAAATTCCCATAGAAGTAAAAACTACGAAAGCAGTCATTCCTCCACCATCTTCATCTCCCGGAATACCAAAAATATTGTCCTTGAACCAAACATCTAATAAAAATCGTGTTCTTTTTTGTGTTTTCCATGGTGCGCCAAAATAGTTGTATAAAAATGGTATATGAAAAGAGGGCTCATTACCCATAGAAAATTGCCCAACCATTCCTGTTGAATTTGAGCCGTTTACATAA encodes:
- a CDS encoding type I phosphomannose isomerase catalytic subunit translates to MNLQPLKFTPLYKYRIWGGEKLKTILQKDYNEKNIGESWEISDVSGDETQVSLGLFKGKTLRDLIKQFKGDFVGNTVYDKFGEEFPLLIKFIDAETPLSIQVHPSDEIAKQRHNSFGKNEMWYVMQADEGAELIVGFDQKINKETYTKHIHNNTILDVMHHEKVSKGDTFYIPTGRVHAIGAGVLLAEIQQTSNITYRIYDYDRVDSKTGEKRELHNDLAIDVIDYEVYDNYKTPYELLKNQSSKLVHSPYFTTNILEINTTVKKDYANIDSFVIFMCVEGSLDLIHTDEIYTLKIGETLLLPASLKNISLKSSFAKVLEVYY
- a CDS encoding sulfatase family protein yields the protein MKILKIKKAPLYFLSTLLLFGCKTIQKEKEQQKPNILFIMTDDHALAAISAYNGFLAKVAPTPNIDKLAKEGMLFNNMLCTNSICGPSRAAILTGKYPHVNGFYKNEGGGDFDETQQTFPKILQNNGYETAVFGKWHLGTAPTGFDYYKVLFNKEGQGSYYDPVFEVTGNRIVEEKGKYSTNVIKEDAINWLKKRKDKSKPFMLMYQFKAPHRPWEPGPGYENYLSDITIPYPATFNDEYKGRKAAKDAWMRIDGHMNRKDVKISPPQGLTEEELIAWNSFGNNDGEFWTPNEKMTEQERKNWKYQRYIKDYLRVVKGVDDAIGAMLAAIEKSGLADNTIIIYTSDQGFYLGEHGWFDKRFMYEESLHMPFIIKYPKKIKPGSVANQLALNIDYAPTLLQLAGIPIPKDIQGNSFLPVLENKTKKAFRDAVYYHYYEFPYWHHVQPHYGIRTERYKLIHYYYDMDEWELFDLENDPNELNNIYAEAKNKELISKLKTRLSELKKEYKMDLSLDEMRKMTDVRIERRYRVEPAN